One genomic segment of Methanobacterium spitsbergense includes these proteins:
- the ercA gene encoding alcohol dehydrogenase-like regulatory protein ErcA encodes MDNEFELRKFVAPEFVFGSGARFLLGRYLKNFEAKKVLLVTDQGIVSSGWLDEIIGALESEDYEYETYSNIKSNPRTEEVMEGARVYESKRCDVIVALGGGSPMDCAKGIGIVTSNKKHINEFEGVDKVSMPSPPLICIPTTAGSSADVSQFAIISDRVRKVKMAIISKKLVPDVALIDPVTTTTLNRYMTVCTAFDILSHAMEAYVSNASSPITDIHSIEAINLFSSNIIPCINDLDNIQFRSNLMLASLHAGLAFSNASLGLVHAMAHSLGGLKDLPHGECNALLLEHVVDFNFSSEPERYLKIAKTLGINDLNDKYGLINGIVNLKIETGVNRTLKEIGVDEEDIPELAQRAMQDPCIVTNPVMPKISDVEEIFKNAL; translated from the coding sequence TTGGATAATGAATTTGAACTTAGAAAGTTTGTTGCACCCGAATTTGTGTTTGGTTCCGGTGCTAGATTTTTGTTGGGAAGGTATTTAAAGAATTTCGAGGCAAAAAAAGTTCTTTTAGTAACAGATCAGGGGATAGTTTCATCAGGGTGGCTTGATGAGATTATTGGAGCTTTAGAATCTGAGGATTATGAATATGAAACATATTCCAATATTAAATCAAATCCCCGAACAGAAGAGGTTATGGAAGGGGCCCGAGTTTACGAGAGTAAAAGATGTGATGTGATAGTGGCTCTTGGTGGCGGCAGTCCAATGGACTGTGCAAAGGGTATAGGAATCGTAACTTCAAATAAAAAACATATAAATGAATTCGAAGGTGTAGATAAAGTTAGTATGCCATCGCCTCCCTTAATATGTATACCAACCACTGCAGGTAGTTCTGCTGATGTATCCCAATTTGCGATAATATCAGACAGAGTGAGAAAAGTTAAAATGGCAATTATCAGTAAGAAACTTGTTCCAGATGTTGCATTAATTGATCCAGTTACTACTACAACCTTAAATCGGTACATGACTGTTTGTACGGCATTTGATATATTAAGTCATGCTATGGAGGCTTATGTTTCTAATGCAAGTTCACCTATTACAGATATCCATTCTATTGAAGCAATAAACCTTTTTTCATCTAATATAATACCCTGCATCAATGATCTTGATAATATACAATTCCGGAGTAATTTAATGCTTGCAAGTCTTCATGCAGGTTTGGCATTTTCAAATGCGAGTCTTGGCCTGGTTCATGCAATGGCCCATAGCCTAGGTGGTCTTAAAGATTTACCTCATGGAGAGTGTAATGCCCTTCTTTTAGAACATGTTGTGGATTTCAACTTCTCCTCTGAACCAGAAAGATACCTTAAAATTGCTAAAACCCTTGGAATTAATGATTTAAATGATAAATACGGTCTTATAAATGGTATAGTAAATCTTAAAATTGAAACTGGAGTGAATCGTACACTTAAAGAGATAGGTGTTGATGAGGAGGATATTCCAGAGCTCGCACAAAGGGCAATGCAAGATCCATGTATAGTAACAAATCCAGTAATGCCTAAAATAAGTGATGTGGAGGAAATATTTAAAAATGCCTTATGA
- a CDS encoding PAS domain S-box protein, which translates to MPYETDDWDSLRDKIIGLGESSIQKSYYPELQKRLGELERFRSLLDQSNDPIFLLEISSGRFTDVTKSASEQLGYPNEKMLEMTLKDLVNNDEMMRIQLILNEMVENKESTGKKTFSSVFNTVDSQKIPVEISASVVNFSDVLYIVMVVRDITEREKAEKAFEESEQRLTDIIDFLPDATFAIDQDGKVIAWNRAIEEMTGTKKKDIIGKGDYAYSVPWYNEHRPVLIDLIGNNDSEYISKYKYVKKDGKTIYAEVFVPSVYNGRGAYLWVTASPLLDSKGQQYGAIESVRDISDRKNAEDKIKKSLDEKETLLREIHHRVKNNMQIISSLLNLQIQYENLDETVGVLKESQGRVKSMAIIHEKLYQSSSLNYINFKEYIEKLILDIFFSYGLTTSAIESVLNIEDIHLNIDTAIPLGLIINELVTNSVKYAFPKCKGKITLKLVSNKDLIELVITDNGIGIPEDVDIENSKTLGLQLVQNLVNQLEGKFELDVNHGTEFKITFKELKYKERI; encoded by the coding sequence ATGCCTTATGAAACTGATGATTGGGATTCGTTACGTGATAAGATTATAGGTCTTGGTGAATCTTCCATACAAAAGAGTTATTATCCTGAGTTACAGAAGAGATTGGGTGAACTTGAAAGATTTCGTTCTTTGCTAGATCAGAGTAATGATCCAATTTTCCTTCTGGAAATTTCATCAGGACGTTTTACTGATGTTACTAAATCTGCATCTGAGCAATTAGGATACCCCAATGAAAAAATGCTTGAGATGACCTTAAAAGACCTGGTGAATAATGATGAAATGATGAGAATTCAGCTAATTTTAAATGAAATGGTTGAAAACAAGGAATCAACTGGTAAAAAAACCTTTTCTTCGGTTTTCAATACTGTTGACAGTCAAAAAATTCCTGTTGAGATAAGTGCAAGTGTTGTTAATTTCAGCGATGTTCTTTATATTGTTATGGTAGTAAGAGACATTACCGAACGTGAAAAGGCAGAAAAGGCTTTTGAAGAATCAGAACAGCGTTTAACGGATATTATAGATTTTTTACCCGATGCAACTTTTGCAATCGATCAAGATGGAAAAGTTATAGCTTGGAACAGAGCCATTGAAGAGATGACCGGCACCAAAAAAAAAGACATCATTGGTAAAGGAGATTATGCCTATTCTGTACCTTGGTATAATGAACATCGCCCTGTTCTAATTGATCTTATAGGAAATAATGATTCAGAGTATATTTCAAAGTATAAATACGTCAAAAAAGATGGCAAAACAATTTATGCAGAAGTCTTTGTACCTTCAGTATACAATGGTCGAGGTGCTTATCTATGGGTAACAGCATCACCACTTTTAGATAGTAAAGGGCAACAATATGGTGCTATTGAGTCTGTAAGAGATATATCTGACCGTAAAAATGCAGAAGATAAAATTAAAAAATCGTTAGATGAAAAAGAAACTCTTCTTCGAGAGATCCATCATAGGGTCAAAAATAATATGCAGATTATTTCTAGTTTATTGAACTTGCAAATACAATATGAGAACTTAGATGAGACAGTAGGAGTTTTAAAAGAGAGCCAAGGTCGGGTGAAAAGCATGGCAATAATCCATGAAAAACTCTATCAATCTTCAAGTCTTAACTACATCAATTTCAAAGAATACATAGAGAAACTTATTTTGGATATATTCTTTTCTTATGGACTCACAACAAGCGCCATTGAATCTGTATTAAATATTGAAGATATTCATTTAAACATCGACACTGCCATACCACTAGGACTCATCATCAACGAATTAGTAACTAATAGTGTCAAATATGCATTTCCCAAATGTAAAGGAAAAATAACCTTAAAACTCGTCTCAAACAAAGATTTAATAGAACTCGTTATCACTGATAATGGAATAGGAATACCAGAAGACGTCGATATAGAAAATTCAAAAACTCTTGGCCTGCAACTAGTACAAAATCTTGTTAACCAATTAGAAGGAAAATTTGAATTGGATGTGAATCATGGAACAGAATTCAAAATTACATTTAAAGAATTAAAATATAAAGAAAGGATATAG
- a CDS encoding sensor histidine kinase has product MAKKQILLVEDESIEAMDIKRTLEFFGFEVPYIASSGEDAVEKALEIMPDLILIDVVLKGHSDGIDVAYKIKKLNIPVIYLTAHSEESIIERAKLTEPYGYMIKPYDRNELKHTIELALYKNQIEKELKESEYNLRLILDSTAEGIFGIDLEGICTFCNASAVKLLGYNNPDELIGNNIHDLIHRPHQQGTPYMSFKTGKRVYMEDEKFMRTDGTSFSAEYWSYPQIKDNEIIGAVITFTDITERKKAEIEIKNSLNEKEVLLREINHRVKNNLQIIASLLHLQADSIDDKKIADILKESETRVKSMAIVHEKLYQSPNFNDINFKQYLEKLVYDILYTYGIKIGLIKVQMEIEDIHLNIDTAIPLGLIINELITNTIKYAFPQNKGTITIQLKSLTEKMEITIADDGIGLPKDINLENPETLGLKLVQSLVKQLDGDLKLNTDKGTEFKITFKELKYKKRL; this is encoded by the coding sequence ATGGCAAAGAAACAGATTTTACTTGTAGAAGATGAAAGTATAGAAGCCATGGATATTAAGCGTACATTAGAATTTTTTGGTTTTGAGGTCCCATATATCGCTTCCAGTGGTGAAGATGCTGTAGAAAAAGCTTTAGAAATAATGCCAGATCTTATTTTGATAGATGTGGTTCTTAAAGGACATAGTGATGGTATTGATGTTGCTTATAAGATTAAAAAGCTTAATATACCTGTTATTTATTTAACTGCTCATTCTGAAGAGAGTATAATTGAAAGAGCCAAACTCACAGAACCCTATGGATATATGATTAAACCCTATGATCGTAATGAACTCAAACATACCATCGAACTTGCATTATACAAAAATCAAATAGAAAAAGAATTAAAAGAAAGTGAATACAATCTACGTTTAATACTTGATTCAACAGCAGAAGGAATTTTTGGAATAGACCTAGAAGGTATTTGTACATTTTGCAATGCATCTGCAGTTAAACTTTTAGGATATAACAATCCTGATGAATTAATCGGTAACAACATACATGACCTGATCCATCGCCCACATCAACAAGGAACCCCATACATGAGCTTTAAAACGGGGAAACGTGTATATATGGAAGATGAGAAGTTTATGAGGACTGATGGGACAAGTTTCAGTGCTGAATACTGGAGTTATCCCCAAATTAAAGATAATGAAATTATTGGAGCAGTAATCACATTCACAGACATCACCGAAAGAAAAAAAGCGGAAATAGAAATAAAAAACTCTTTAAATGAAAAAGAAGTTCTTCTACGAGAAATTAATCATCGAGTCAAAAACAATCTCCAAATAATCGCGAGCTTACTCCACCTCCAAGCAGATAGTATAGACGACAAAAAAATAGCAGATATTCTGAAAGAAAGCGAGACTCGAGTAAAGAGCATGGCAATAGTACACGAAAAACTATACCAATCACCCAATTTCAACGATATCAACTTCAAACAATACCTTGAAAAACTAGTATACGATATATTATACACTTACGGAATAAAAATAGGACTTATCAAAGTCCAAATGGAAATTGAAGATATACATCTCAACATTGACACAGCCATACCACTAGGACTCATCATCAACGAATTAATCACTAACACAATCAAATACGCCTTCCCTCAAAACAAAGGAACCATAACCATCCAACTCAAATCCCTAACAGAAAAAATGGAAATCACAATAGCCGATGATGGAATAGGACTACCAAAAGACATAAATCTAGAAAATCCCGAAACACTCGGACTTAAACTAGTACAAAGTCTTGTAAAACAATTAGACGGGGATTTAAAACTGAATACTGATAAAGGGACCGAATTTAAAATCACATTCAAAGAATTAAAATATAAAAAAAGATTATAG
- a CDS encoding serine O-acetyltransferase has translation MGSRNLIKEDFRRQLAYKRANKYKKNHLRNYGLFISLFFIDTGFRAIILHRICHSQCPNSKLRIYIAYFFYRLLTSIEISPRAEIGTGLYFPHPQCVVIGNIKLGKNCTVYQGVTIGAKLPFHKEYPKIGNNVYIGAGSTILGGITIGNNVTIGAKTMVLKDIPSNSIVIGNPAKITEKTKKT, from the coding sequence ATGGGCTCTCGAAATTTAATAAAAGAAGATTTTCGTCGACAATTAGCTTACAAGAGGGCTAATAAATATAAAAAAAATCATTTACGAAATTATGGTTTATTTATATCGTTATTTTTTATAGATACAGGATTTAGAGCCATTATATTACATAGAATATGCCATTCCCAATGTCCAAACTCAAAATTAAGAATATATATTGCATACTTTTTTTACAGATTACTTACATCCATTGAAATTTCACCAAGGGCAGAAATTGGAACGGGATTATATTTTCCCCATCCACAATGCGTTGTAATTGGAAATATTAAATTGGGAAAAAATTGTACAGTATATCAGGGAGTTACAATAGGTGCAAAACTTCCGTTTCACAAAGAATATCCAAAAATAGGAAATAATGTATACATTGGAGCGGGATCAACAATATTAGGTGGAATAACCATTGGAAATAATGTCACTATTGGTGCTAAAACTATGGTGTTAAAAGATATACCCTCTAATTCCATTGTAATTGGTAACCCTGCAAAAATAACTGAAAAAACCAAAAAAACTTAA
- a CDS encoding PAS domain S-box protein — MSKVIILVVEDDVIEAMDIKRILESMGYSVPETASSGEEALQKLTEFRPDVILMDIILSGGMDGIETAEVIKNQYKIPIIYLTAYSETETVERAKLTEPYAYLIKPFNSNDLKNSIEIVIYKHEMETKLKEEQEHFRNLFENAPVGIFHSTPDGKLCRVNKALSNMWGYDSPEELIKEVNKTNIMKKVYVDQYNHREFVDEVLTDKNWHSYNNRYYKKDGSIMTAELSFRAVRDENSSIIYLEGFVKDVTDQIQAENALKESESRYKLISENTGDVIWIMNIVTGKFTYVSPSVYHLLGYTSEEILNRSIKDVITQEAYKFISNNMSIRIKGFLSGNDNFQVMTHFIDQIDKDEKIVPTEVVTTLIINKEGQINEILGVSRDISERRTIEESLIESEEKYRTLFESNPDYTLLLDTDGKIVDVNQASLNVLGLSKEEFIGKQISDLDIILKEDLNNIVNLPEMLDGHPIKPFEVRLIDKDGKLRWINVQITTIEKNGKTSFILIIAIDITESKQFEIELTNSIREKEVLLQEIHHRVKNNMQIISSLLNIQTRYVDDAESVDVLKESQNRVKSMAMIHEKLYNSRSFNKIYFVDYIESLVWDLFYSYSIIKGTIKPVLDIDDIKLNIETSVPCGLIITELVSNCLKYAFPDGRQGELKVSLKIKDDYYELNISDNGIGFPENIDFKNTESLGLQLVNSLTDQIDGEIELDNTNGTEFKIKFQELVYKDRV; from the coding sequence ATGTCTAAAGTCATAATTTTAGTAGTTGAAGATGATGTTATAGAAGCAATGGACATCAAGAGAATTCTTGAATCCATGGGATACAGTGTTCCTGAAACAGCTTCATCAGGAGAGGAAGCTCTACAAAAATTAACAGAATTTAGACCGGATGTTATTTTAATGGATATAATATTAAGTGGTGGAATGGATGGTATTGAAACTGCTGAGGTAATTAAGAATCAATATAAAATACCAATAATATATTTAACTGCTTATTCTGAAACAGAAACTGTTGAAAGGGCTAAATTAACAGAACCATATGCATATTTAATAAAACCATTTAATTCTAATGATTTAAAAAATTCAATTGAAATTGTAATTTACAAACATGAAATGGAAACAAAATTGAAAGAGGAACAGGAACATTTCAGAAATTTGTTTGAAAATGCACCTGTTGGAATTTTCCATTCAACACCCGATGGAAAATTATGTAGAGTTAACAAGGCACTTTCAAATATGTGGGGATATGATTCTCCTGAAGAATTAATCAAAGAAGTAAACAAGACCAACATAATGAAAAAAGTCTATGTTGATCAGTATAATCATCGTGAATTTGTTGATGAAGTATTAACGGATAAAAATTGGCATTCCTACAATAATAGATACTATAAAAAAGATGGAAGTATAATGACTGCTGAACTGTCTTTCAGAGCAGTAAGGGATGAAAATTCCAGTATAATTTATCTTGAAGGATTTGTTAAAGATGTTACTGACCAAATACAAGCTGAAAATGCTCTTAAAGAAAGTGAATCTCGTTATAAATTGATTTCAGAAAATACAGGTGATGTCATATGGATAATGAACATAGTAACAGGTAAATTTACCTATGTCAGTCCATCAGTTTATCATTTACTCGGATATACATCAGAAGAAATTTTAAATAGGTCCATAAAGGATGTTATAACTCAAGAAGCTTATAAATTCATATCTAATAACATGTCTATTAGAATTAAAGGTTTTTTATCTGGAAATGATAATTTTCAAGTAATGACTCATTTCATTGATCAGATTGATAAAGATGAGAAGATTGTACCAACAGAAGTTGTAACCACTCTTATAATAAACAAAGAAGGACAGATTAACGAAATATTAGGTGTTAGTAGGGATATTAGCGAACGCAGAACTATTGAAGAATCATTAATTGAAAGTGAAGAGAAATACAGAACATTATTTGAATCAAATCCGGATTATACACTCCTTTTAGATACAGATGGGAAAATAGTGGATGTTAATCAAGCATCACTTAACGTACTAGGTTTATCTAAGGAAGAGTTTATTGGAAAACAAATATCAGATCTAGATATTATCTTAAAAGAAGACCTGAATAATATTGTAAATCTTCCCGAAATGTTAGATGGACACCCTATTAAACCATTTGAGGTTAGATTAATTGATAAAGATGGAAAATTGAGATGGATCAATGTTCAAATCACTACAATAGAAAAAAATGGTAAAACTTCTTTCATACTGATTATTGCAATTGATATAACTGAAAGTAAACAATTTGAAATTGAGCTAACAAACTCTATCAGGGAAAAGGAAGTGCTCTTACAGGAAATTCACCATAGAGTTAAAAATAATATGCAGATAATATCCAGTCTATTAAACATTCAAACAAGGTATGTTGATGATGCAGAGTCGGTAGATGTGCTTAAAGAAAGTCAAAATCGTGTTAAATCCATGGCCATGATCCATGAGAAGTTATACAATTCCCGATCCTTCAACAAAATATATTTTGTTGATTATATTGAAAGTTTGGTTTGGGATCTATTTTATTCCTACTCAATTATAAAGGGAACCATCAAACCTGTCCTTGACATAGATGATATTAAACTGAATATTGAAACTTCTGTACCTTGTGGACTTATTATAACCGAATTAGTATCAAACTGCTTGAAATATGCATTTCCTGATGGACGTCAAGGAGAATTAAAAGTATCTCTTAAAATTAAAGACGATTATTACGAGTTAAACATCAGTGATAATGGTATTGGTTTCCCTGAAAATATCGACTTTAAAAATACAGAATCATTAGGTTTACAACTGGTAAATAGCTTGACAGATCAAATTGATGGTGAAATAGAGCTTGATAATACTAATGGAACAGAATTTAAAATAAAATTCCAAGAATTAGTATACAAAGATAGAGTCTAA
- a CDS encoding MFS transporter, whose translation MENILNTSKIGWSAVIIVSLSSFIITLDNTFMNVAISNLVVDLNTTVPFLQIIITVYALTMASLMLLGSKMQDIVGKKNVFILGAIIFGIGTAIAALSINATMLLIGWSVLEGIGAALMTPATASIIIGTYSGDDSAFAMGIRTSFATLGAGFGPLIGGFLATFFSWRWGFGIELIIILIILTFSKKLKYFPPTMKLSDLDKLGALLSSLGIFLFVLGILSLNSVNNLIISPFMIGSGILLLIIFYFKEKNVLKKDKIPIIDIKLFKNRNFTLGTLSRMVLNLALAGAVFVLPIFFQQETGFSAFITGLAILPLTLGVLIFSIASSRIANRIEPHYLISIGFFVALVSTLFLSYQFNLNTEISNIIPGTLVLGMGLGLALPLTANIILSSVSSSEHSDASGIMSTSSSLGTSMGTAIIGVVLILATINGLYNAFDQTYPNQFSKNEINQKFTIYEEKINTTHDVLTGSKNSTLYTIVNRTVRNAMKTVFDFVSILFLVSFLISLFIRPVKRKWR comes from the coding sequence TTGGAAAATATTTTAAATACTTCTAAAATCGGTTGGTCAGCTGTAATAATTGTTTCTTTATCCTCATTTATAATTACACTTGATAATACATTTATGAACGTGGCCATATCAAATTTGGTTGTTGATTTAAACACCACTGTACCATTTCTACAGATAATTATTACTGTTTATGCACTTACTATGGCTTCTTTAATGCTTTTAGGAAGTAAAATGCAAGATATAGTTGGTAAAAAAAATGTTTTCATATTGGGTGCGATCATTTTTGGAATTGGTACTGCTATAGCTGCATTAAGCATTAATGCAACGATGTTATTAATAGGATGGTCTGTTTTAGAAGGTATAGGGGCTGCATTAATGACACCTGCCACTGCATCCATCATAATTGGTACATATAGTGGAGATGACAGTGCTTTTGCAATGGGAATAAGGACCTCCTTTGCAACTTTAGGAGCAGGATTCGGCCCTCTCATAGGGGGATTTTTAGCAACCTTCTTCAGTTGGAGATGGGGTTTTGGGATTGAACTAATAATTATATTGATTATATTAACATTCTCGAAGAAATTGAAATATTTCCCTCCTACTATGAAACTTTCAGATCTAGACAAACTAGGTGCACTACTCTCTTCATTAGGGATTTTTTTATTTGTTCTTGGTATTTTAAGTCTTAATTCTGTAAATAACTTAATAATATCTCCGTTTATGATAGGTTCGGGAATATTATTACTGATAATATTCTATTTCAAGGAAAAAAATGTATTAAAAAAGGATAAAATACCCATTATTGATATTAAATTGTTTAAAAATAGAAACTTCACTCTAGGAACACTTTCTAGGATGGTACTGAATTTAGCTCTTGCAGGGGCTGTTTTTGTTTTACCTATCTTTTTCCAGCAAGAAACTGGTTTCAGTGCATTTATAACAGGTCTTGCTATTTTACCATTAACTCTTGGGGTTTTGATATTCTCAATAGCCTCATCTAGGATAGCAAATCGAATAGAACCACACTATTTGATTTCAATAGGATTTTTTGTAGCGCTGGTCAGCACACTTTTCCTTAGTTATCAATTCAATTTAAATACAGAAATAAGCAACATTATCCCGGGTACATTGGTTTTAGGAATGGGTTTGGGTTTAGCACTACCATTAACAGCTAATATAATATTATCGTCTGTAAGTTCAAGTGAACATTCTGATGCATCTGGTATTATGTCAACAAGTTCTAGTCTAGGTACATCTATGGGAACTGCAATTATTGGGGTAGTTTTAATCCTCGCAACCATTAATGGACTGTATAATGCATTTGATCAGACCTATCCCAATCAATTTTCCAAAAATGAAATCAATCAAAAATTTACAATTTATGAAGAAAAAATCAATACTACCCATGATGTTTTGACAGGGAGTAAAAATTCTACATTATATACAATTGTTAATAGAACAGTTAGAAATGCAATGAAAACTGTATTTGACTTTGTTTCAATATTATTCTTAGTTAGTTTCTTAATTTCATTATTTATAAGACCAGTTAAACGAAAGTGGCGTTAA